The window GTGTCTGATTGGCGAGGATGGTGTCGCCGAGTGGGTTTCCTGTTCCGGTGTCGGTGATCGGGGGTTCGGAGACCTGCGAGTCGGGATCGGCGAGCATCAACTGCGCTAAGTCCGAGTCCGCCGGATCGGCCGCTGCCTGGACGGGATTGGCAGCCAGAATGGCCTGCGCATTCTTCCGGGCCTGTTCACCTGCCGGGGTCATGGGACCGATGAAACCCGCTTGTTCCTCCAGCGTCGCGCGTTCTTCCGGGGTCAGTGGATCAGCCAGGATCGGGTACAGAGGATTGAGTCCGGTGGTGTCGACGACCTGAACGAGCTTCCCGTCCCGAACCTCGTAGTGGGTCGGGATCGGTTTGCCGTTGGCGTCGTACGCCCACGGAGCCTCGACCGTAGAGACGGGACTGCCGTCGGCATCGAAGACGGTAACCGAGCTGTCCGGATTCACCGCCATGTGCCCGCCGGGCGGGACTGTGACGGGGATTTCCGCCTCGTGCGAGGAGGTCCGGTCGTGGATGAGGTAGAAGAACCGACTTCCCTCATTGAACGGATCGGCGACTCTGAGCTGGGACTGGCCACCGGGCGCGTACTGCATCAACGGTGCCGCAAGAGTGCCGACGGCTTGGGAGAGAACGGATTCCGGTGCCCGCGCACCGAACGGTGTACGGCGGCCCCGGACTCCGGCACCGGCACCGGCGGCGGCGAAGGCTGCCGCGCCGAGGAGAGCGAGTTCGAGCAACCGGTTTCGGCCCTCGCCCGGGTCGGTGGGGGAGACGGCGACCGGTGCCGATTCCGGGTGCACCGGAACGTCATTGGCGGCGGGAACAGGTCCGGGACCGCGATCGGAAGTCGCTGTTGGAGTGGATGTTCCAGGTAGTGACGGCTGTGGCGCCGCCGTGTCCGGCCCGGCACTGCTGCCGGGGACATCTCGTCCCGGTGTGTTCTCGGCACCTGCTGGTGCGCCTGGTGCTGCGGGCACGGCCGCGCCGGGGACCGGCACGATGTCGGTGCCGTTGTAGCGGGGCATCAGTGTCGGTGCGTTCGCCCCGACCTGCAGACCGGGCCCGGCCTGTCCTCTCTGGCCTGCCTGCCCGGGTAGCGCCGGCGGCGCGGTCGTGGTGGACGGTGCGGTCAGACACGGGTTGATGTATTCGGGTGGGATCGGAGAACCCGGCGGTAGGGCAGCGATCATGTTCAGGTAGATCTGATGATCACGTGCCCGTACGGCTTCGCAGTCCTCTGCGGGGGTGGCGTGGGCCGGCGGGGCAGCGAGTGCGAGCGCGCCGCTGAACGCGCCGGCGGCGGCGGTGGTGAGTGCACCCGCGGCGAGGATTCCGGCGACACGTACCCGCCGGCTCACCGGTTCGTCTTCCGGCTTGTCGAGACCACGTTCGCGACGAGGGTGTCGGTGCCCCACCAGAACAGGCGGCCCGCGATCGACATCACCAGGAACAATCCCAGATACACCCACATGGTGCCGTGCTCGGCCGCCCAGCCGGCGACCCGGTCGAGGTTCGCGAACACCAGTATCAGCACTGCGAGCCCGGCCGCCAGTGACAGTGCCGCACGCGCGAGGCGGGCGCCTTCGCCCTGGGCTGTCGTGCTCGGTGCTGGGGCCAGGAGGGTGTCGTCGTCGTGTTCTCCGGTGGTGTCGTGTGTGCGTGTCGTGGTCTGCGTCATCGTCTTTCTTCCCCCGTGATGGTTCGTTGGTGCTCTCAGGCGGTTGTTGGTGCTCTCAGGCGGTCCCCGCAGGCGCCGGCGGGCATGCTCGATCCCTGCCGGCGCCGAGCGATCGGCACCGTCGGTGCCGATCGCTCGGCCGCTCTCGAACGGCACCGATCCCCGGGGCAGTGGACCGTGTAGGTGTGCCGCCCCGGGGGCGGGATCAATCGAGTTTCGCGACCGCCGCCCGCAGGAGCGCGTCGAACTCGTCCCGCTCTGCCCGCGGCGAGGTGTTCGTATCCGATGGGGTCTGCTCGAGCATCACCCGATAGGGCCCGACCCAGGCGTGACCCACGATCCTCAATGTCGTAGCGGGAGAAGACGTGTCACCGGGAATCAGTGAGCGGACCTCGGCCCGCTGCCGATACACGATCACCTCGTCCGCCGCCAGGTCGGACGGCGGATCCAGGCGGGTGGTGTCCATCGCCGTCGAGTCCACGGGTGTCCCGTCGACCGTCCGCGTGGTCACGGCCGTGGAACACGGACCGAAGAACATTCGCTCGACGAGCGCGGGTGTTTGACTCTCCCCGGTGGACACGGCGGTGACGTAGATGTCGCCGGTCGTGGTCTGAGCGTTCGCGGCCGCCTGGGGTGCCACGGTTTCGATCCGTGCCTGTTCCTCGCGGGGCTGTGCGCAGTCGGCAGGCTCGAAGGTGGTGTTCGAGATCGCGTCGGCGAGCTGCCGCCCGTACGCTGCCGGATCGGGAACCGGGTAGTACTGCGAGCCGGCCGGAAAATCGGATTCGGCCAACATCAGTGGCTGCAGATCCTCGGGCTGTACCGCATCCGCGGTCCCATCGCCGCTCGAGCATCCCGACATCAGCACGACCAGGCCGACCGCGACCGCGGCAGCACCCCGGCTCACCGGTCCGCCTCCGCGGTGACCGCGTGCGCGGTGAGGGTGTCGGTGCCCCACCAGAACAGCCGTCCCGCGATCGACATCACCAGGAACAACCCCAGATACACCCACATGGTGCCGTGCTCGGCCGCCCAGCCGGCGACCCGGTCGAGGTTCGCGAACACCAGTATCAGCACCGCGAGCCCGGCCGCCAGCGACAGTGCCGCACGCGCGAGGCGGGCGCCTTCGCCCTGGGCTGTCGTGCTCGGTGCTGGCGCCAGGAGGGCGTCGCCGTCGCCTGGATCGTCGTCGCGTTCTCTGCTGGTGTCGTGCGTGCGTGTCGTGGCGTGCGTCATCGACAGATCTCCCCTGTGGTGGCGTCCCCGAAAAAGTCTGTGGTCAGAGCCAGGTCGGCTCGGAGTACACGTACACGCTGTCATCGGAGGTGGCGGTCGAGGCCGCGAGCATCGAGTACGAACGGATCGACACCGCACCGAAGCAACCATCGACCTTCACGTGTAGGTTCGAGGTACTCACCGACGCCCTCGCGCCCTCGAGGTCCTTCTTGCCGAGCGGGATCGTGGTGATCGTGCCGAGCTTGACCTGCGCCGAGATCGACGGACCGATGTTCGCGTTCAACCCCGCGTTCGGGCCCGTCAGCGAGATGCCGACACTCGGACCGATCGTCATCGCCAAACCTGCTGTCACACCGGACGATACGTCGACCGCGCAACCGACCTGCAGACCCTGTTCGATGTAGCCGGTCCGCACCGGAGCCGTCCCCGCGCCGGTGATCGTGCCGGTCGTCTTCGACGACAGGAAGCCCTCGCGGGTGAACCGCGACGCGGCCAGGTTCGGTACCGGGTTCGCCGACAACTCCGTCGCCGAGACCGCCAACACCCAACCGTCGTCGGTGGTCTTGGAATCCGACTTCGACTCCAGCTTCGTCGGCTCCGCCGATGCGACCCCGCAGGTCCCCAGCACTACCGCGCCTGCAGCGACCATGGACACGACAGACTTCTGCCACATAGCAGACATAAAGGATTCTCCCACCCTGAAATACGTTCCGCGAACACACGATCCGGATATTACCGACCGTCCAGTTCTCAAACTAACACATCACCTACCGGCCCCAGACCGGCACCGGCTAATTCATGGCGAATCTTGTTGGCATGAGCGGAAAGAACACCTCATCGAAGTAACCGTGGCTGTGGAACTGGTGAACCTGGCCGCACCGGTGTCGAATACCGCTCCGGCCACCGAGCCGTCGGGCTGGGCAGGGGGACGGTTCGGAGGGGACGCGGGTGAGGGCTACGCCGTATCGAAGGGGTCGGTCGCGGTGCTGGTGTCGACGACCCGACCGCAATCGGTGAAGGCGCAGCCGGCTTTGCGGCCGCGGTGATCGACGAACTCTGTGAGTTTCAGAAGAGGCCTGCATTTTTCAGAAGACGATTGCACTCACAGCGAAAACATCATCACCGAGTCATTCCCGATCCGACGACAGTGCCATCGAATTCGCCGATTTATCGGGTGCTCCTATCGAAGCTGTCGCGTCTATCAATCGATCGATATCTTCAGTCGCTGCGGCAGCGGCACAACCGGCCTGGATTTCTGCGTCGTGGATTGTGTCCATGGCGGGTCGATGTCCGGAATACGGCGGATCTCCTCCCTGCGGCTCGTACGCGCCGACACTCGTGAGCGCTGGGCCCGTACTGCGAATAGTGCAGTTAACAAGATTGATCCGTATCCGCCGACGGCCCTCAGGTCAGTTGACCTGATCCGCATATAGATACACGTTGTCCTCGTAATTGCCTACCCCGTTCGCGTAGGACAGATCGCCTCCGCACGTGACCACCGCCAGCCGCCGCGGCCCGGTGGGCCCGTCCAGGACACTCTCCTCGATACCGTCGACCTTCGGGCGGTCCACCACACTGGTCACCCGCCACGACATGGGACGCCCCTCACTGTCTGCGGTACGGACAATGTCCCCAGGTTGCATCAACGCCAGGTTGAACAGGGCTCCGTTGCCCTGACCCACCAGATTTACGTGTCCTGCCAACAGCGTTGTGCCCTCATCGGCCACCAGCGGCGCGCCGTCCACCCAGATACCCACCATCGACACGTCGTCCGGCGGGGTCAACACGCCGCCGGGCACCGTCGCGTCCACGATCGGCGCTCTCACACCAATCCGGTTCAATACCAGGGTGTTCGGCTCTATTAACGCGTCCCGGTCGATGGCTTCCGGCGCCTGCCCGGTGCTCTCGCCGTGAGCTACTCCCGGCGGGTGCGGGTCGACCGGAGTCGGACGTCGAGCGTCTACAGCAAGCATCACTGCTCCGGTCACCAACAATGCCAGTGCAAGACACAGGCCGACGACGGAGCGAATGCGCGGGCGAGTTCGACGATGGCGACCTGCTGATCGTGGCCCATCGGATTCGGTCATGTTGGCCCTTCCTTGTCTCGAGATCCGTCGACGGTTACAGCGAAAACCCGGCCTCAGTGCTGAGCACCGAGGCCGGGTGTTTCTACTTCAGTTCAGTCAGACTCTCAGCGCGTGCGGCGAACTGCCACGAGAGCGCCGACGCCACCGACAGCGAGGAGCAGCACTGCGAGGCCGAACCCGGTCGCGGAGTTGAAGCCGATACCGGCACCGCCACCGTCGATCGCGTGCGGACGCTCACCCGTCGGACCAGGCCTTCCCGGCGTCGCCGTTACGCTCGGCGCGGTGGGCCGATCCGATGTGGTCGGTGCGACCGTCGTGGTCGGTGCGACTGTGGTGGTCGGTGCGACCGAAGTACCCGGGGTCCCCGGAACACTCGAGCCGAGCGATCCGCCGGGATTGTCCAGGCTGCCCGATCCGAGGCTTCCCAGCCCAAGGCTGCCCAGTCCGAGACCGATGGATCCGAGACCGATGGAGCCGAGGTCGCCGATGGACCCGACGCTGCCACCCGCGCGAGAGACGAAGCCGAAGTCCAGCGTCATGTCCTGATCGCCGATCTCAGGCAGGTTCTCCGA of the Rhodococcus sp. OK302 genome contains:
- a CDS encoding class F sortase, yielding MTESDGPRSAGRHRRTRPRIRSVVGLCLALALLVTGAVMLAVDARRPTPVDPHPPGVAHGESTGQAPEAIDRDALIEPNTLVLNRIGVRAPIVDATVPGGVLTPPDDVSMVGIWVDGAPLVADEGTTLLAGHVNLVGQGNGALFNLALMQPGDIVRTADSEGRPMSWRVTSVVDRPKVDGIEESVLDGPTGPRRLAVVTCGGDLSYANGVGNYEDNVYLYADQVN
- a CDS encoding MspA family porin, which codes for MSAMWQKSVVSMVAAGAVVLGTCGVASAEPTKLESKSDSKTTDDGWVLAVSATELSANPVPNLAASRFTREGFLSSKTTGTITGAGTAPVRTGYIEQGLQVGCAVDVSSGVTAGLAMTIGPSVGISLTGPNAGLNANIGPSISAQVKLGTITTIPLGKKDLEGARASVSTSNLHVKVDGCFGAVSIRSYSMLAASTATSDDSVYVYSEPTWL
- a CDS encoding DUF2020 domain-containing protein, with product MDTTDFCHIADIKDSPTLKYVPRTHDPDITDRPVLKLTHHLPAPDRHRLIHGESCWHERKEHLIEVTVAVELVNLAAPVSNTAPATEPSGWAGGRFGGDAGEGYAVSKGSVAVLVSTTRPQSVKAQPALRPR